GGCGGTGGCCGAGGAACTCGGCATCACCACCCAGGCTGTCAGCAAGGCTGTGGCGCGGGCCCAGTGGAATGAGGAGCACGCGGCGAGGCCCGCCGCGGCGCGGCTTCTGGGCCTCATTCTCGAGGTCCGCTGAGACCACGCCCGGCGTTGGCTAGAGCAGCAGGCTGCGCAGGACGTGGGCGGCGCCGTCGTCGTAAACGGAGTGGGTGACCTCGTTCGCTGCGGCGATGACCTCCTCGGGCGCCTGGCCCATGGCGACGCCGCGGGCGGCCCAGGTGAGCATCTCGATGTCATTGCGGCCGTCGCCGACGGCGACGGTGTGGTGCGCCTCGACGCTTAGCCGGCCGCGCAGGTGCTCGAGCGCACTCGCCTTGGTCACGCCGGCGGCGGCGATGTCCAGCCACGCCGTCCAGCCCACCGAGTAGGTCACGCCGGCCAGGCCGATGTGGCGGATGGCCGTGTTGAACTCCTCTGGGGTGTTCTCGGAACTGAAGACCACGACGCGCACTGCGGTGGCTTCCAGCATGGTCTGGAAGTCGACGCCGATGGCCTCCACGCCGAAGCTGGCGTCCTGGAAGCGCTCGGTGGAGAGGAAGTTGCCGTCCTCGTCCTCCAACGCGTACTTGGCCGACGGCAGCCGCTTCCGCAGGGCGCGGAGCGCGGGGCCGGGGTCGAACGTTGCCTTGTGCACGATCTCGTAGCCATCGGACAGGCTGGAATCCAGCCGCAGGGTGACGCCGCCGTTGGAGCACACGGCATAGCCGTTTTCGATGCCGATGTGCTCAATGATGGGCAGCGTCGCGTTAAGCGAGCGGCCGGTCGCGATAGTGACGTGGTGGCCCGCAGCCACAACGTCCTGGGCGGCTTCGCGGACGGGGACGGACATGTGGCCGTCATGGTCCACGAGGGTGCCGTCGACGTCGAGCGCGACCATCAGCTTGCGGGCTGTGGCGTTCCGGTTGTTGTGGTTGTTCGGATTGTTCTCTCGCCGGTCATCGTTGCCGGCGACTGAGGTTTCAGTCAATGTTGTCATCCAATAAGTAGAGCAGACACCCCCGACAGCCGCTAGGACGCAGGGCACAGCGCGCGGTGAATCCGGGGTGAACAGCTGTTGACGCCCTTGCGGCTGCGGCTCAGATGACCGGGAAGACCGTCATGCCGCCGAGGTACTTCTGCAGTGCCTGCGGGACGTTGACGGAGCCGTCCGGGTTCTGGTGGTGCTCCAGGATGGCCACGATCCAGCGGGTAGTGGCCAAGGTGCCGTTGAGCGTGGCGACCGCACGGGTGCCCTTGGGTGCACCGTCCTCGTTCAGTACACGTTCGCGGATGTTGAGCCGGCGCGCCTGGAACGTGGTGCAGTTGGACGTCGAGGTCAGCTCGCGGTAGGCGCCCTGCGTCGGAACCCAGGCCTCGCAGTCGAACTTGCGGGCTGCGGAGTTGCCGAGGTCTCCGGCAGCGGTGTCAATCACCCGGTACGGCAGTTCGCACTTGGCCAGCATCTCTTCTTCCCATGCCAGCAGCCGGGCGTGCTCAGCCGCGGCCTCCTCAACCGTGGTGTAGATGAACATCTCCACTTTGTTGAACTGGTGGACCCGGATGATGCCGCGTGTGTCCTTGCCGTGCGAGCCGGCCTCGCGGCGGTAGCAGGAGCTCTGCCCGGCGTAGCGGATCGGGCCGGCGGAGAGGTCCAGGATCTCATCCGCGTGGTAGCCGGCCAAGGCCACCTCCGAGGTGCCCACGAGGTACAGGTCGTCCTCGGCAAGCCGGTAGATCTCGGCGTCGTGCTTGACGTCGAAACCGGTGCCCTGCATGGTTTCCGGGCGCACCAGGGTCGGGGTGATCATCGGCACGAAGCCGGCGTCGATCGCCTGCTCCATGGCCATCTGCAGGAGCGCCATTTCCAGCCGGGCTCCGGCGCCGCGCAGGAAGTAGAAGCGTGAACCGGACACCTTGGCGCCGCGCTCCATGTCGATGGCGCCGATCAGTTCACCGATTTCCAGGTGGTCCTTGGGCTCGAAATCGGGGAATTCGCGGGGCGTGCCGACGGTCTTGACCACGATGTAGTCATCTTCGCCGCCCTCGGGGACACCGTCCTCGATGAGATTGGGAATGCCGCGCAGCAGTTCCTCGTGTGCGGCCTGCGCGACGTCGGCTTCGGCGGAGGCGGCCTTGACCTCTCCGGCGAGGACCTTGACCTCTGCCAGCAGCGCCTGCTTCTCCTCGCCCTTGGCCTGCGCCACCTTCTTGCCGAACGCATTCTGCTCGGCCCTCAGGTTTTCAAAGCGGATCAGGGCGGCACGCCGGGCCGAGTCCGCGGAGATGATCGCGTCCACCACGGATTCATCGGCGCCGCGGGCGCGCTGGCTGGCCCGGAACTTGTCCGGATTTTCGCTGAGGTCTTTTACGTCGATCACCTGACAAGAGTATCCAATCCGGCCAGCATTACCGGGCACTCGTCGGGCAATCCGGTCTCCGGCCAGCGGCGGGATAGTGTTGGAGCACAATGCGCGACTGGCTGCTGTACCTCGTCATCGCTGGAGTCCTGGCGTTTGCCGTCTCCAGCTGGTGGGGAGTGCGCAAGCTCAAGGCCAGGCACACCCGCAGCGCCGTGTGGGAGGAAACGCACAGCCCGGGCCTTGGCCAGCAGAAAGTGGCCGTGGTGATGAACCCGATCAAGTCCCGGTCGGACGAGGCCCGCACCCTGATCGAGAAGGCGTGCGCCGCGGCCGGTTGGGTACCGCCGCGGTTTTTCGACACCACCGCCGAGGACCCCGGGTTCTCGCAGGCGCGTGCCGCCGTCGAGTACGGGGCCGACGTCGTACTCGTGGGCGGCGGTGACGGCACCGTACGGGTGGTGGCGGACATCCTCGCCGGCACCGACACCGCCATGGGCCTGATCCCGCTGGGCACCGGCAACCTGCTGGCCCGCAACATCCACCTTGACGTGGGCGACCTGCACGGAAGCATCGAAACCGCACTGTTCGGGCACCAGCGCTTCATCGATACGGCGCGGATGAGGGTGGAGAACTCCCGCACCAACGCGTCAGCGGAGCACACATTCCTGGTCATTGCCGGTATTGGCATGGACGCCGAGGTGGTGGGCGACACCAACGACGGGCTCAAGAAGGCAGTGGGCTGGCTCGCCTACACCGAAGCGGGGGTGCGGCACCTCCCCGGCCGCCGGAAAAAGGTCTCCATCTCGCTGGACGACCAGCCGGAGCAAAGCCGGAAAATCCGCAGCGTCCTGTTCGCGAACTGCGGCCTGATCCCCGGCGGGATCGACTTCATCCCGCAGGCCATGATTGATGACGGAATGCTCGACGTTGTGGTCATGAGCCCGCGCAGCGCGATCGGCTGGCTGGCGATGTACTGGAAGATCGTGCTGAAGCACAAGAGAAACCTGCCGGTGATGACGTATTACCGCTCCGGAAAAATCACCATCCGCTGTGCGGAGCCGATGCCCACACAGGTCGACGGCGATCCGACCGGCCCGGCCACAAAGGTCACCGTCCAGGTTGCCCCCGGCTCGCTGCTCGTCCGGGTCAAGGACGGCACCGAGGGAGACTAGGCGCTGGCTTCCTTGTCCGCGGCGGCGGTTTTCTTCGCTTCCGCGGCCGCCTTGGCGGCGCGCGCTTCAGACTGCTCGCGGATCATTGCCTGCTCCTCTTCGAAGCGCAACCGGTCTGCACGGTCGGCGTCGTCACCGTCCCAGTCCTGGTTGTCAGCGGTCGGCTTGGGATTCACGATCATTCCCTGGCCGTCATTTTCAAGGCTGGTACCTGCCATGACCTGCTCCCTCGGTAGAGGACTTCCCCAATATGGATCAGGCAAGCATACGCACAGTTTCAGAGGGGCGGAAGTGCCTCATGTGGCATTTGTCTACGCTGTGGGCGAAGCCTTGGTCGTATATTCCGGCACCACAGATGCTCCGGACAGTATGTCTTTGACCCAGGCGTGCGCCGCGCGGAACGCCTGGTCCGAGGTGTGCGGCTCCACGCTGGTCCGGTGTCCGTCGGCGCGTCCGTAAGAACCCAGGAAGCGGGTGGCCGGGCTGATCCGATGCAGGCCGGCCAGCGCGTCCGCCACCCGCGCGTCCGCCACATGGCCGTCGGCGTCGATGCTGAAGAAGTAGTGGCCCAGGTACTGGCCCGTGGGCCGTGACTCGATCCGGCTGAGGTTCACGCCGCGGGTGGCGAACTGGTCGAGGATCTCCATGAGGGCGCCGGGGCGGTCTTCCGGCAGCGGAACCACCACGGTGGTCTTGTCCGCGCCGGTGGGCTCCGGCAGTTGGCCGGGCCGGCCGACCAGCACAAAGCGCGTGACCGCCCCCGGGTTGTCGCCGATGTTCTCCGCCAGCACGCTGAGCCCGGGCTGCTCGGCGGCCACGATCGGGGCGCAGATTGCCGCGTCGTAGTGGATGTCGCCCTCCAGCAGCCCCATGGCGGCCGCGGCTGTGGAGGACCCCGGGATATATTCCGCGCTCGGAATGTTTTTCTCGGCCCAGAGACGGCACTGTGCCCAGGCGTGGCCGTGGGTGGAGATCCGGCGGATGTCTTCGATCCGGGTCCCGGGCCGGGCCACCAGCACGAAGCTGATCGGCACGAGGGCTTCGCGCAGGATGCGCAGTTCCTGTCCGGTGGCGATCGCATCCAGGGTTGCGGTGACGCCGCCCTCCACGGAGTTCTCGATCGGCACCATGGCCGCGTCGGCCGAGCCGTCGCGGACCTTGTCCAGCGCCGTGTTGACGTTCGACGACGGAACGCGGATGGCCTCCGCCGCATCGGGAACCTGCATCAGGGCTGCCTCGGTGAAGGTGCCCGCGGGTCCGAGGAAGGTATACGTGACAGGTGCTGCGGGCATGGGCGTTTCTCTCTTCAACTACAGGATGACGGGCTTGAGTCCGTTGTCGGACACCAGCGGCATGCCGGTTTCCAGCCACTGGTCCATGCCGCCGGCCACGTTCAGGGCGGAATACCCCTGTCCGGAAAGCCACTGGGCGGCGCGGAAGGAGCGGCCGCCGGTACGGCAGATGACATAGAGGTCCTCGTCGGGATCGAGGTCATCGAGCCGGGCCGGGAGGTGGTCCAACGGGATGTGGAGCGCACCGGCGGCGTGGCCTGCGACCCACTCGTAGTCTTCGCGGACGTCGAGGATCCTGGCCCCTTCGGGGATGTCGGACACGGTCACGGTGTCAAAGTCGCTCATGGTCGTCCTTCCGCAAAATGCTTGGTCTGCCTCCAGCGTATCGCCAGCCGCCGGTGCCGCACCCTTACCCGGCAGCAGGTTACGCTTCTGGGATGGCGCACAGGAGACCCCCGGCAGCTGACCGTCGCGCGATTCCGGCGGCCCGCGCCCTCCCCGCCCACCGGACATGCCCTCCCCCGGCCGCCACCACTGGGCACAATCCCACCATGTCCACCCGCCCGCACCAGCACTGGACATGTCCCCCGGAGGGCACGCGCCACCACTGGACATGTCCCACAGGGGAACCGCGGGGGCGGCGCCGGCGTGGCTGAAATCCATGAGCTCTCCGCAGTGGAGCTCCGCGACGCCCTGCGCTCCGGCGAGCTGTCGTCGCGGCAGGCCACAGGGCATTTCCTGGACCGCATTGCCGCTGAGAACCGGCACCTTGGCGCCTTCATCACCATCACCGCGGAGCAGGCCCTGCTGGACGCGGCCGGAGCGGACGAGGCCCACGCCCGGGCCGCCCGGGACAAAACCGAAACGGCGCTGCTGCACGGCATGCCGGTGGCCTTCAAGGACCTGACGGACGTCGCCGGAGTCGTGACCACCCACGGCAGCGCCGCCCTGGACCACAAACCCGCACTGGTCGACGGAGCCCTCGTCGCCACGCTTAAACGGGCCGGCGTGGTCTCTCTGGGCAAGACCCAGGTTCCGGAGTTCGGACTGACGGCGTACAGCGAGAACCGGATCGCGCCGCCCTCCCGGAACCCGTATGCCCTCAGCCGCAGCTCGGGAGGATCCTCCGGCGGCAGCGCCGCGGCGGTGGCCGCCGGCTTGATTCCCTTCGCGCCCGGGTCCGACGGCGGCGGTTCGGTCCGCATCCCGGCCGCGGCCTGCGGGCTCGTGGGCCTGAAGCCGGGCCGCGGCCTGGTCCCCGCAGGCGAAAGCACCGGCGATCCCGCGGGCCTGGTCGTGTCCGGGCCGCTCGCCAGGTCCGCGGCGGACGCTGCCTTGCTGCTCGATGCGCTGGTGCCGGGCCCACCCGGCACCGGTGGGCCCGCAGCCCCCTCCCCCAGCTACCTTGAACTGGCCGCCAAGGATCCGCCCAAGCTGCGGATTGGGGTGAGCCTGGAGAGCCCGTGGCAGACGATCTTCCCCTTCACCCCGGCCCCCGAAGCCCTCGACGCCCTCGCCGAAGGCATCCGGCTGCTGGAGGCGGCCGGCC
This DNA window, taken from Pseudarthrobacter sp. ATCC 49987, encodes the following:
- the serS gene encoding serine--tRNA ligase encodes the protein MIDVKDLSENPDKFRASQRARGADESVVDAIISADSARRAALIRFENLRAEQNAFGKKVAQAKGEEKQALLAEVKVLAGEVKAASAEADVAQAAHEELLRGIPNLIEDGVPEGGEDDYIVVKTVGTPREFPDFEPKDHLEIGELIGAIDMERGAKVSGSRFYFLRGAGARLEMALLQMAMEQAIDAGFVPMITPTLVRPETMQGTGFDVKHDAEIYRLAEDDLYLVGTSEVALAGYHADEILDLSAGPIRYAGQSSCYRREAGSHGKDTRGIIRVHQFNKVEMFIYTTVEEAAAEHARLLAWEEEMLAKCELPYRVIDTAAGDLGNSAARKFDCEAWVPTQGAYRELTSTSNCTTFQARRLNIRERVLNEDGAPKGTRAVATLNGTLATTRWIVAILEHHQNPDGSVNVPQALQKYLGGMTVFPVI
- the pheA gene encoding prephenate dehydratase; this translates as MPAAPVTYTFLGPAGTFTEAALMQVPDAAEAIRVPSSNVNTALDKVRDGSADAAMVPIENSVEGGVTATLDAIATGQELRILREALVPISFVLVARPGTRIEDIRRISTHGHAWAQCRLWAEKNIPSAEYIPGSSTAAAAMGLLEGDIHYDAAICAPIVAAEQPGLSVLAENIGDNPGAVTRFVLVGRPGQLPEPTGADKTTVVVPLPEDRPGALMEILDQFATRGVNLSRIESRPTGQYLGHYFFSIDADGHVADARVADALAGLHRISPATRFLGSYGRADGHRTSVEPHTSDQAFRAAHAWVKDILSGASVVPEYTTKASPTA
- a CDS encoding HAD family hydrolase; this translates as MTTLTETSVAGNDDRRENNPNNHNNRNATARKLMVALDVDGTLVDHDGHMSVPVREAAQDVVAAGHHVTIATGRSLNATLPIIEHIGIENGYAVCSNGGVTLRLDSSLSDGYEIVHKATFDPGPALRALRKRLPSAKYALEDEDGNFLSTERFQDASFGVEAIGVDFQTMLEATAVRVVVFSSENTPEEFNTAIRHIGLAGVTYSVGWTAWLDIAAAGVTKASALEHLRGRLSVEAHHTVAVGDGRNDIEMLTWAARGVAMGQAPEEVIAAANEVTHSVYDDGAAHVLRSLLL
- a CDS encoding diacylglycerol/lipid kinase family protein; this translates as MRDWLLYLVIAGVLAFAVSSWWGVRKLKARHTRSAVWEETHSPGLGQQKVAVVMNPIKSRSDEARTLIEKACAAAGWVPPRFFDTTAEDPGFSQARAAVEYGADVVLVGGGDGTVRVVADILAGTDTAMGLIPLGTGNLLARNIHLDVGDLHGSIETALFGHQRFIDTARMRVENSRTNASAEHTFLVIAGIGMDAEVVGDTNDGLKKAVGWLAYTEAGVRHLPGRRKKVSISLDDQPEQSRKIRSVLFANCGLIPGGIDFIPQAMIDDGMLDVVVMSPRSAIGWLAMYWKIVLKHKRNLPVMTYYRSGKITIRCAEPMPTQVDGDPTGPATKVTVQVAPGSLLVRVKDGTEGD
- a CDS encoding amidase yields the protein MAEIHELSAVELRDALRSGELSSRQATGHFLDRIAAENRHLGAFITITAEQALLDAAGADEAHARAARDKTETALLHGMPVAFKDLTDVAGVVTTHGSAALDHKPALVDGALVATLKRAGVVSLGKTQVPEFGLTAYSENRIAPPSRNPYALSRSSGGSSGGSAAAVAAGLIPFAPGSDGGGSVRIPAAACGLVGLKPGRGLVPAGESTGDPAGLVVSGPLARSAADAALLLDALVPGPPGTGGPAAPSPSYLELAAKDPPKLRIGVSLESPWQTIFPFTPAPEALDALAEGIRLLEAAGHETADASIRYDNRYPDAFTTAWTAAVGDARVAPQREALLTPLTRTFRRRAQQRGPAKRAESLSFLRQFQRDTIAQYAAWDVMLMPALAQTPRPVGWFTGAAHGDGYWPAAEWTGDADGDYRKQCEYAPWSSMVNVCGLPAISVPVFWTGGAKGAGLPMGIQLVGPMSSEALLLQLAAQLGF
- a CDS encoding rhodanese-like domain-containing protein, yielding MSDFDTVTVSDIPEGARILDVREDYEWVAGHAAGALHIPLDHLPARLDDLDPDEDLYVICRTGGRSFRAAQWLSGQGYSALNVAGGMDQWLETGMPLVSDNGLKPVIL